From Gemmatimonadota bacterium, the proteins below share one genomic window:
- the msrA gene encoding peptide-methionine (S)-S-oxide reductase MsrA: MGKEVATLAGGCFWCLEAVFQELRGVERVESGYTGGQVVNPSYRQVCTGTTGHAEAVQITFDPVVISFRELLEVFFTIHDPTTPNRQGADVGPQYRSAIFYDSPEQKGAVGAVMAELAAARAWDAPIVTELAPLGVFYAAEEYHRDYYRRNPDQPYCRIAIEPKVAKLRARFLEKLRAAR, from the coding sequence ATGGGAAAGGAAGTTGCGACGCTGGCGGGCGGCTGCTTCTGGTGCCTGGAGGCCGTGTTCCAGGAGCTGCGCGGCGTGGAGCGGGTCGAGTCCGGGTACACGGGCGGCCAGGTCGTCAACCCGAGCTACCGTCAGGTATGCACGGGGACGACGGGGCATGCGGAGGCCGTGCAGATCACGTTCGACCCGGTGGTGATCTCGTTTCGTGAGCTGCTCGAGGTCTTCTTCACGATCCACGACCCGACGACACCGAACCGGCAGGGTGCGGATGTGGGCCCGCAGTACCGTTCAGCGATCTTCTATGACTCGCCGGAGCAGAAGGGGGCGGTGGGGGCGGTGATGGCCGAGCTGGCCGCGGCGCGGGCGTGGGACGCGCCCATCGTGACGGAGCTGGCGCCGCTGGGCGTGTTCTATGCGGCGGAGGAGTACCATCGAGACTACTACCGCCGGAATCCGGATCAGCCATATTGCCGTATTGCCATAGAGCCCAAGGTGGCGAAGCTGCGGGCCAGGTTCCTGGAGAAGCTGAGGGCCGCGCGCTGA
- a CDS encoding serine hydrolase encodes MSPSVFRSTPRPHVLIVLALLLAAPALHAQEAHRAAGHWKGAIKLPGTELAIDIDLARSGENWSGDISIPQQGARDLPLANVRVASDSVAFEIAGVPGNPSFRGVLAPNGGGIAGAFTQGGQSFTFALERAADPAAAAADALAGFDEWVAEAMKDWLVPGLALGVVRDGQVILARGFGQRDVEQKLPVTTRTLFAIGSSTKAFTTFALGRLVDQGKLEWDAPVTRYIPELRLQDEYATAHLTPRDMVTHRSGLPRHDLAWYNNAELDPAALVSRMPAFGSSKGLREEFQYNNMMYALAGHLVSRLTGKSWEDAVRDLIFQPLGMNSSNFSVFASQKAADFAEPYGEKNDSLLRLPFRPIDTGIGPAGSINSNIEDMIRWLLLHLNSGKAGGTQLLGKSTLDELHTPQIALRAVPAEPELSPPSYAMGWFVDGYRGHLRVAHGGNIDGFSALVALFPRAATGVVVLSNKSATPLPEIVVRNLADRLFAMPVKDWNAELLAKRKAGRAVQKEGEKRAPAERRAGTRPAHPLAEYAGEYAHPGYGTLTIEHSANRLVMSYNRIETPLEHWHYEVFNGLENPADRTFRNFKIMFLTNLEGEVDGVSAPFEPLVESVMFKRRPDAQLSDPAYLQRLVGTYSLGSAQATFTVKGSVLTVTVPGQPTYELLPARNNTFRLKGVTGYSVRFTLDAKGQVVEAVFKQPNGIFPARRVEPK; translated from the coding sequence ATGAGCCCGTCCGTCTTCCGAAGCACACCACGCCCCCACGTCCTGATCGTGCTGGCCCTGCTCCTGGCGGCACCCGCACTGCACGCGCAGGAGGCGCACCGCGCTGCCGGCCACTGGAAGGGAGCCATCAAGCTGCCCGGCACTGAGCTCGCCATTGATATTGACCTGGCCCGCTCCGGCGAGAACTGGTCCGGCGACATCTCGATCCCGCAGCAGGGCGCGCGCGACTTGCCCCTCGCCAATGTGCGCGTCGCCAGCGACAGCGTCGCCTTCGAGATAGCCGGCGTCCCCGGCAACCCCTCCTTCCGCGGCGTGCTCGCCCCGAATGGCGGCGGCATTGCCGGCGCGTTCACCCAGGGCGGCCAGAGCTTCACCTTCGCTCTGGAACGTGCCGCCGACCCCGCCGCCGCCGCCGCGGACGCGCTGGCAGGCTTCGACGAGTGGGTGGCCGAGGCCATGAAGGATTGGCTCGTCCCCGGCCTGGCCCTCGGCGTCGTCCGCGACGGCCAGGTCATTCTCGCCCGCGGCTTCGGCCAGCGCGACGTCGAACAGAAGCTCCCCGTCACCACGCGCACACTTTTCGCCATCGGCTCGTCCACCAAGGCCTTCACCACCTTCGCGCTCGGCCGGCTGGTGGACCAGGGCAAGCTCGAGTGGGACGCGCCCGTCACCCGTTACATCCCCGAGCTGCGCCTGCAGGACGAGTACGCTACTGCGCACCTCACGCCGCGGGACATGGTGACGCACCGCTCCGGCCTGCCGCGCCACGACCTGGCGTGGTACAACAACGCCGAACTGGACCCCGCAGCACTGGTCAGCCGCATGCCCGCGTTCGGCTCCAGCAAAGGGCTGCGCGAGGAGTTCCAGTACAACAACATGATGTATGCACTGGCGGGCCACCTGGTGAGCCGGTTGACGGGGAAGAGCTGGGAAGATGCCGTGCGCGACCTCATCTTCCAACCCCTGGGCATGAACTCCAGCAACTTCTCGGTCTTCGCGTCGCAGAAGGCGGCGGACTTCGCCGAGCCGTACGGCGAGAAGAACGACTCACTGCTCAGGCTGCCGTTCCGCCCCATCGACACCGGCATTGGCCCCGCCGGCTCCATCAACTCCAACATCGAGGACATGATCCGGTGGCTGCTGCTGCACCTGAACAGCGGCAAGGCGGGGGGCACGCAGTTGCTGGGCAAGTCGACCCTGGACGAGCTGCACACGCCGCAGATCGCGCTGCGAGCCGTGCCGGCCGAGCCGGAACTGTCACCGCCCAGCTACGCCATGGGCTGGTTCGTCGATGGCTACCGCGGCCATCTGCGCGTCGCGCATGGCGGCAACATTGACGGCTTCAGCGCCCTTGTCGCGCTGTTCCCGCGTGCTGCCACGGGCGTCGTCGTCCTGAGCAACAAGAGCGCGACGCCGCTCCCCGAGATCGTCGTCCGCAACCTCGCCGACCGCCTCTTCGCCATGCCCGTTAAGGACTGGAACGCCGAGCTGCTGGCCAAGCGCAAGGCCGGCCGTGCCGTCCAGAAGGAGGGCGAGAAGCGGGCGCCCGCCGAGCGGCGCGCCGGCACCAGGCCCGCACACCCGCTGGCCGAATACGCCGGCGAGTACGCGCACCCGGGATACGGCACCCTCACGATTGAGCACTCCGCCAACCGCCTGGTCATGAGCTACAACCGCATCGAGACGCCGCTCGAACACTGGCATTACGAGGTGTTCAACGGCCTCGAGAACCCGGCCGACCGCACGTTCCGCAACTTCAAGATCATGTTCCTGACCAACCTCGAGGGCGAGGTAGACGGCGTATCCGCGCCCTTCGAGCCGCTGGTCGAGTCCGTCATGTTCAAGCGCAGGCCGGACGCCCAGCTCTCCGACCCCGCTTACCTGCAGCGCCTGGTCGGGACCTATTCGCTAGGCAGCGCCCAGGCCACCTTCACAGTCAAGGGCAGTGTGCTCACGGTGACCGTTCCGGGCCAGCCCACCTACGAGCTCCTGCCCGCGCGCAACAACACGTTCCGGCTGAAGGGGGTTACGGGCTACAGCGTGAGGTTCACGCTGGACGCGAAGGGGCAGGTCGTGGAAGCAGTCTTCAAGCAGCCGAACGGCATCTTTCCCGCCAGGCGCGTGGAGCCGAAATGA
- a CDS encoding insulinase family protein, which produces MLIAHFAALSRVSRALLLGALLVAAPSSPVFAQDKPSAAVKARPKAAAAKAPAVKALKGATVEGITEYRLPNGLIVLLFPDATKPTATVNATYFVGSRHEAYGETGMAHLLEHLLFKGTPEHPNIPQELTERGARPNGTTWYDRTNYFETFPATDENLAWALDLEASRMVNSFVAKKDLDSEMTVVRNEFEAGENYPFVVLLERAMSTAFLWHNYGKSTIGARSDIENVPIDRLQAFYRKYYQPDNAMLVVAGKFDEKKALELIEQKFGRIPRPKRTGDNILWPTYTAEPTQDGERLVTLRRVGDLQVVNAVYHVPPGSHEDYAAIDILTEVLGDSPSGRLYKALVETRKAATIGGFNFQLHEPGALIVYAEVRTEDPLDSARVALTRTIDDVVKNPPTAEEVDRARTKLLKEIELTLTQSDRVGLQLSEWASIGDWRLLFLHRDRLKKVSPADVQRVAAAYLKPSNRTLGLFYPEQQPERAEIPAAPDVAALVKDYRGDTTLVAGEAFDPSPANIDARTTRSALPNGFKLALLPKKTRGEAVIAQINLRYGSDQALQDRWPAASLAGRMLMRGTRSRTRQQLEDEFDRLKARVFVSGGVTQATVSIETVGPNLPAVLRLMGEVLREPAFDAKEFGELKQERLANLEEQKSDPQVHAFNAFSRHLGPWPKGHARYTPTVEEEIAATTAVTLEQARHFYLDFYGANAGEMAVVGDFDAGAVANIAGELFGSWKSTAPFVRIAGPYRDVEAANISIETPDKPNAWLLAGLNLNLRDDDPDYAALVLGNYMMGGGFLNSRLATRLRQKDGLSYGVGSFLSAHAIDRSGTFGTYAIYAPENAGRVETGVREELERALRDGFNPDEVQKAKEGYLQSRQVTRAQDRSLASMLSNALYLDRTLAFDADLEKKIAALTPQQVLDTMRRHIDPRKISVIKAGDFAAQARKAASPKE; this is translated from the coding sequence ATGCTGATCGCGCATTTTGCTGCCCTGAGCCGCGTCTCGCGCGCGTTGCTCCTCGGCGCGCTGCTCGTCGCAGCGCCGTCGTCGCCTGTCTTCGCCCAGGACAAGCCGTCCGCCGCCGTCAAGGCCAGACCGAAGGCCGCGGCCGCGAAGGCGCCGGCCGTCAAGGCGCTCAAGGGCGCAACTGTCGAGGGGATCACCGAGTACCGGCTGCCCAACGGGCTCATTGTCCTGCTCTTTCCGGACGCGACCAAGCCCACCGCCACGGTCAATGCCACGTACTTCGTCGGCTCGCGCCACGAGGCTTATGGCGAGACCGGCATGGCGCACCTGCTCGAGCACCTGTTGTTCAAGGGCACGCCCGAGCACCCCAACATCCCGCAGGAGCTGACCGAGCGCGGTGCCCGCCCCAACGGCACTACCTGGTACGACCGCACCAACTATTTCGAGACCTTCCCCGCCACCGACGAGAACCTGGCCTGGGCGCTCGATCTCGAGGCCAGCCGCATGGTCAACAGCTTCGTCGCCAAGAAGGACCTGGACTCGGAGATGACCGTGGTCCGCAACGAGTTCGAGGCCGGCGAGAACTACCCCTTCGTCGTGCTGCTCGAGCGCGCCATGTCCACGGCTTTCCTCTGGCACAACTACGGCAAGTCCACCATCGGCGCGCGCTCGGACATCGAGAACGTGCCCATCGACCGGCTGCAGGCCTTTTACCGCAAGTATTACCAGCCGGACAACGCCATGCTGGTGGTGGCCGGCAAGTTCGACGAGAAGAAGGCGCTCGAACTGATCGAGCAGAAGTTCGGCCGCATCCCCCGACCCAAGCGAACGGGCGATAACATCCTCTGGCCCACCTACACCGCGGAGCCCACGCAGGATGGCGAGCGCCTGGTCACGCTCCGCCGCGTCGGCGACCTCCAGGTCGTGAACGCCGTCTACCACGTCCCGCCCGGCTCCCACGAGGACTACGCCGCCATCGATATCCTCACCGAGGTGCTGGGCGACTCGCCTTCCGGCCGCCTCTACAAGGCGCTGGTCGAGACCAGGAAGGCCGCCACCATTGGCGGCTTCAACTTCCAGTTGCACGAGCCCGGCGCCCTCATTGTCTACGCGGAAGTGCGCACGGAAGACCCGCTGGACAGCGCGCGCGTCGCCCTCACCCGCACCATCGACGACGTGGTCAAGAACCCGCCCACGGCCGAGGAAGTCGACCGCGCCCGCACCAAGCTGCTCAAGGAGATCGAGCTCACGCTAACGCAGTCCGACCGCGTGGGGCTGCAGCTCAGCGAGTGGGCTTCCATCGGCGACTGGCGCCTGCTCTTCCTCCACCGCGACCGGCTTAAGAAGGTCTCGCCCGCGGACGTCCAGCGTGTTGCCGCCGCCTACCTCAAGCCATCGAACCGCACGCTCGGGCTCTTCTACCCGGAGCAGCAGCCCGAGCGCGCAGAGATCCCGGCCGCGCCGGATGTTGCTGCGCTGGTCAAAGACTACCGTGGCGATACCACGCTGGTCGCGGGCGAGGCGTTCGACCCGTCGCCCGCCAACATCGATGCCCGCACCACGCGTTCCGCGCTGCCCAACGGCTTCAAGCTCGCGCTCCTGCCCAAGAAGACGCGCGGCGAGGCGGTCATCGCCCAGATCAACTTGCGCTACGGCAGCGATCAGGCGCTGCAGGACCGCTGGCCCGCCGCCAGCCTGGCCGGCCGTATGCTCATGCGCGGCACCCGGAGCAGGACGCGCCAGCAGCTCGAGGACGAATTCGACCGGCTCAAGGCCCGCGTCTTCGTGAGCGGTGGCGTGACCCAGGCCACGGTCTCCATCGAGACCGTCGGCCCCAACCTGCCGGCCGTGCTGCGCCTCATGGGCGAGGTGTTGCGCGAGCCCGCGTTCGATGCCAAGGAGTTCGGCGAGCTGAAGCAGGAGCGGCTGGCCAACCTCGAAGAGCAGAAGTCCGATCCGCAGGTCCACGCCTTCAACGCGTTCAGCCGCCACCTCGGCCCCTGGCCCAAGGGCCACGCCCGCTATACGCCCACCGTCGAGGAGGAGATCGCGGCCACCACGGCCGTGACGCTCGAACAGGCCAGGCACTTCTACCTGGACTTCTATGGCGCCAATGCCGGCGAAATGGCCGTGGTTGGTGACTTCGACGCCGGCGCGGTCGCGAACATCGCCGGCGAACTGTTCGGCAGTTGGAAGAGCACTGCGCCCTTCGTCCGGATCGCCGGGCCGTACCGCGATGTCGAGGCCGCCAACATCAGCATCGAGACGCCCGACAAGCCCAACGCCTGGCTCCTGGCCGGGCTCAACCTGAACCTGCGCGACGACGACCCGGACTACGCCGCGCTGGTGCTGGGCAACTACATGATGGGCGGCGGTTTTCTCAACTCGCGACTCGCCACCCGCCTGCGGCAGAAGGACGGCCTGAGCTACGGCGTCGGCTCCTTCCTCTCGGCGCACGCCATTGATCGGAGCGGCACCTTCGGCACCTACGCCATCTACGCGCCGGAGAACGCAGGCCGCGTCGAGACCGGGGTCCGCGAGGAACTCGAGCGCGCGCTCCGGGACGGGTTCAACCCCGACGAAGTGCAGAAGGCCAAGGAGGGCTACCTCCAGTCGCGGCAGGTCACCCGCGCCCAGGACCGCAGCCTGGCCTCCATGCTCTCGAACGCCCTCTACCTGGACCGGACGCTTGCCTTCGATGCGGACCTCGAGAAGAAGATCGCCGCCCTGACGCCCCAGCAGGTGCTCGATACCATGCGCCGGCACATCGACCCCAGGAAGATCTCGGTTATCAAGGCCGGCGACTTCGCGGCGCAGGCCAGGAAAGCGGCCAGTCCGAAGGAGTAG